In Saccharicrinis fermentans DSM 9555 = JCM 21142, a genomic segment contains:
- a CDS encoding CHASE domain-containing protein, with protein MKLGTYWRGWLSLAVGIGITCVVVFLFKQERDRVEEAQFLFECKEITNRIDLRLHANAQLLRCGAAFLDASDAVDRNDWYKFVQKSRIEQELPGILGTGFSLIIPYKDLNAHTQLIREMGFPDYSVWPNYKRDVYTSTVMVEPFTQRNIRSFGYDMFTDPVRREAMQKARDLDEPVLSGKVKLVQETETDLQAGCLMYVPVYQKGKSIETVEERQKSIVGWVFSPYRMKDLIWGILNDWDLKKGESALQLSIYDGAVNAENSLLFVSHEEKNIGEGLQFGGQSRIDFNGREWILVFRQERGSLLTVYKGALLAAIGGLIISILMMLLTRSFVETKRRALQMAEQLTVELREQERQLNESQEIARLGRYSLNITEGLWTSSDILDDIFGIDFQKVHQFDEWVNILHPDDREWMIDYFNQFISDKGLFNKEYRILRRSDQQLRWVHGLGKLELDDHQVPVRMVGTMRDITEKKQIEKSLEESHEKYQGLFNNSPLGIYKTTEEGAILDANPALLEMMEYDSLEELQQRGVSVNSYSHNSAVTRDDFIEMISKEGFVKGLEGCWLTKNGKEIHIRESARAVEGTNGLSSCFEGTVEDITEKKLADKEFKDVTNRLQLATSAASIGIWDRNLEGKTSIWDKTMYRLFGCSPDDSLSPDAIWQNAISKEERKRLNFEIQSVLRGEKNYNTEFKIVWPDKSVHYLKGYGFVSYDEDGNPSRLLGVNMDITEQKRAEQIIKKQHEELEEKVAERTRELTVSEQKLKESIKEITDYKFALDESSIVATTDNRGVINYANETFCRISKYNLGELIGNTHRVVNSKYHSNDFFIDLWSTISSGKVWRGEIKNRAKDDSIYWVDSTIVPFLDENGKPYQYIAIRFDITTKKIAEEALISAKEQADMANRAKSEFMANMSHEIRTPMNAVIGFSELLVRSIDNDKQRSQVESIRNSGKTLLKIINDILDLSKIEAGKFEIQPSPVNLPSLLSEIENMFIQKAEEKALFFAVEYESMIPHMLMLDEVRVRQILFNLIGNALKFTEKGKIIVTLDARWNYDQTNKIDLCLRVEDTGIGISKDQLEAVFDPFTQQKGQSSKYGGTGLGLSITQKLIVKMGGHIEVTSEPGEGSCFTVLIPNVIVSHEAFDDVEESYDDLDIDFEKANVLLVDDNAENRNLVKALLEYSQLSIYEAEDGKQALSVAREILPDIILMDLRMPVMDGYEAAELLKDDLNTQNIPVIAISASSDKILYGSRSKKIFSEYLLKPLDVSDLFEKLKKYLPYKSSSQEEEDTAQSALLYSETQASKLPELVEMLEAKFIPMHSIAIKHQIIDKIADFGKELKNVAGEYENQYLVSYAADICRFSDNFEIDKLIPLMERFVFMVEQLKEHSLNKG; from the coding sequence ATGAAATTAGGTACTTATTGGAGGGGTTGGCTTTCTTTAGCAGTTGGAATAGGAATCACCTGTGTGGTGGTGTTTTTATTTAAGCAGGAAAGAGATAGGGTAGAAGAAGCGCAGTTTCTTTTTGAATGTAAAGAAATTACAAACCGAATTGATTTACGTCTCCATGCCAATGCGCAGTTACTTAGGTGTGGAGCAGCATTTCTGGATGCTTCGGATGCCGTAGATCGGAATGATTGGTATAAGTTTGTTCAAAAATCCAGAATAGAACAAGAGTTACCCGGTATTCTGGGTACTGGTTTTTCTTTGATTATCCCATATAAAGATCTTAATGCCCATACTCAGCTAATACGAGAGATGGGCTTCCCTGATTATTCTGTTTGGCCTAATTATAAACGGGATGTTTATACTTCTACCGTGATGGTAGAGCCCTTTACTCAACGAAACATTCGTTCGTTTGGATATGATATGTTCACCGATCCGGTGCGGAGAGAAGCTATGCAAAAGGCACGTGATTTGGATGAGCCTGTTCTCTCTGGAAAAGTAAAATTAGTACAAGAAACAGAAACCGATTTGCAAGCCGGATGTTTGATGTATGTTCCTGTTTACCAAAAAGGAAAATCTATTGAAACGGTTGAAGAAAGACAAAAGTCTATTGTGGGGTGGGTTTTTAGTCCTTACCGAATGAAGGATCTGATTTGGGGAATATTAAATGATTGGGATTTAAAAAAAGGTGAGAGTGCATTGCAACTAAGCATCTACGATGGAGCGGTTAATGCGGAAAATTCACTGTTATTTGTATCTCATGAGGAAAAGAATATTGGTGAGGGACTGCAGTTTGGGGGACAGAGTAGGATTGATTTTAATGGTCGAGAATGGATTTTAGTCTTTAGACAGGAAAGAGGTTCTTTGTTGACTGTTTATAAAGGGGCTTTATTGGCAGCTATTGGTGGATTGATTATCAGTATTTTAATGATGTTGCTTACTCGTTCTTTTGTGGAAACAAAACGTAGGGCTTTGCAGATGGCCGAGCAGCTGACGGTTGAGTTAAGAGAACAAGAACGGCAATTAAATGAGTCTCAAGAGATTGCTAGGTTGGGACGGTATTCTTTAAACATTACAGAAGGATTATGGACCAGTTCTGATATTTTGGATGATATCTTTGGAATCGATTTTCAGAAAGTACATCAGTTCGACGAATGGGTGAATATTCTTCATCCGGACGATAGAGAGTGGATGATAGATTATTTTAATCAATTTATTTCGGATAAGGGTCTTTTTAATAAGGAATATAGAATATTAAGAAGGAGCGATCAGCAACTTAGGTGGGTGCACGGCCTTGGGAAGTTGGAACTGGACGATCATCAGGTTCCTGTGCGTATGGTAGGAACAATGCGTGATATTACGGAGAAAAAGCAGATAGAGAAAAGCTTGGAAGAAAGCCATGAGAAGTATCAAGGCCTGTTTAATAACTCACCACTTGGTATTTATAAAACCACGGAGGAAGGGGCGATTTTAGATGCAAACCCCGCTCTGTTAGAGATGATGGAGTATGATTCGTTAGAGGAATTGCAGCAAAGAGGGGTATCAGTAAATAGCTATAGCCATAACTCGGCTGTTACGCGTGATGATTTTATTGAAATGATATCTAAAGAAGGTTTTGTGAAGGGACTGGAAGGATGTTGGCTTACAAAAAATGGAAAAGAGATTCATATTCGTGAGAGTGCTCGTGCAGTGGAAGGAACAAATGGATTGAGCTCTTGTTTTGAAGGAACCGTCGAAGATATTACAGAGAAGAAACTGGCTGATAAGGAATTTAAAGATGTGACAAATAGGTTGCAGCTGGCAACAAGCGCAGCTAGTATTGGTATTTGGGACAGAAATCTGGAAGGAAAGACATCCATCTGGGATAAGACTATGTACCGGCTTTTTGGATGTTCTCCCGATGATTCGCTATCGCCTGATGCCATATGGCAAAATGCTATTTCAAAGGAAGAAAGAAAGAGATTAAACTTTGAGATACAATCGGTATTACGTGGTGAAAAGAATTATAACACCGAGTTTAAGATAGTATGGCCCGATAAATCAGTTCATTACCTTAAGGGATACGGTTTTGTTAGTTATGATGAAGATGGTAATCCATCACGACTTTTGGGTGTAAATATGGATATTACTGAGCAAAAACGTGCCGAGCAAATAATTAAGAAACAACACGAAGAATTGGAAGAAAAGGTAGCTGAACGAACCCGTGAACTAACTGTTTCTGAGCAAAAATTAAAAGAAAGTATCAAAGAAATTACGGATTACAAATTTGCACTTGATGAATCGAGCATTGTGGCCACTACTGATAACAGGGGAGTTATTAATTATGCCAATGAAACTTTTTGCAGGATATCCAAATATAATTTGGGGGAACTGATTGGTAATACACACCGAGTAGTAAATTCAAAATATCATTCCAATGATTTTTTCATTGACTTATGGTCTACTATTTCTTCAGGAAAAGTATGGAGGGGAGAAATTAAAAACAGGGCTAAAGATGATAGTATTTATTGGGTTGATTCAACCATTGTACCTTTTCTGGATGAGAATGGGAAACCTTATCAGTATATTGCAATTCGTTTTGATATCACTACCAAAAAAATAGCAGAAGAGGCTTTGATCAGTGCCAAGGAGCAAGCAGATATGGCCAACCGAGCTAAAAGTGAGTTTATGGCCAATATGAGTCATGAAATACGTACGCCTATGAATGCTGTTATCGGTTTTTCGGAGTTGCTTGTTAGATCTATTGATAACGATAAACAACGTTCTCAAGTGGAGTCTATTCGAAATAGTGGAAAGACTTTGTTGAAAATTATTAATGATATTCTGGATTTGTCAAAAATAGAGGCCGGTAAATTCGAAATTCAACCTTCTCCGGTAAACCTACCATCCTTATTGTCGGAAATTGAAAATATGTTTATCCAAAAAGCAGAGGAGAAAGCACTGTTTTTTGCGGTCGAATATGAAAGTATGATTCCCCATATGTTAATGCTCGATGAGGTAAGGGTGCGTCAAATACTTTTTAATTTGATAGGTAATGCCCTTAAATTTACCGAAAAAGGAAAGATTATTGTCACCTTGGATGCGCGTTGGAATTATGATCAGACCAATAAGATAGACTTGTGCTTGCGTGTGGAAGATACCGGAATTGGTATTTCAAAGGATCAGTTAGAAGCTGTTTTTGATCCTTTTACCCAGCAAAAAGGACAAAGTTCAAAATATGGAGGAACGGGGCTAGGCTTGTCTATCACCCAAAAACTGATTGTTAAAATGGGTGGACATATAGAGGTTACAAGTGAGCCGGGAGAGGGTAGTTGTTTTACTGTTCTGATTCCCAATGTAATCGTTTCACATGAGGCATTTGATGATGTGGAAGAAAGTTACGATGATTTAGATATTGATTTTGAAAAAGCCAATGTACTGTTGGTTGATGATAATGCAGAAAATAGAAATCTGGTAAAAGCATTGCTGGAGTACTCACAACTAAGTATTTATGAGGCAGAGGACGGAAAACAGGCTTTATCAGTGGCCCGGGAAATTCTACCGGATATCATTTTGATGGACTTAAGAATGCCCGTGATGGATGGCTATGAAGCTGCAGAATTGTTAAAGGATGATCTAAATACGCAGAATATTCCGGTAATTGCCATATCGGCTTCTTCCGATAAGATTTTATATGGAAGTCGTTCTAAGAAAATTTTTAGCGAGTATCTTTTGAAACCCCTGGATGTATCTGACCTGTTTGAAAAATTGAAAAAGTATTTGCCGTATAAATCTTCAAGCCAAGAAGAGGAGGATACAGCCCAGTCTGCATTATTGTATTCAGAAACGCAAGCTTCAAAACTTCCTGAGCTTGTTGAGATGTTGGAAGCAAAATTTATTCCGATGCATAGCATAGCCATTAAGCACCAAATTATTGATAAGATAGCTGATTTTGGGAAAGAGTTAAAAAATGTTGCGGGAGAGTATGAAAATCAATATCTTGTAAGTTACGCAGCTGATATTTGTCGTTTCTCTGATAATTTTGAAATAGATAAGCTTATTCCATTGATGGAGCGTTTTGTATTTATGGTAGAACAATTAAAAGAGCATAGCTTAAACAAAGGCTGA
- the nqrF gene encoding NADH:ubiquinone reductase (Na(+)-transporting) subunit F, translating to MNDSFKQIRDYSLLGEESGLAVSKGLAEAVWYTTPVPREKMIELLQRKNGPAIRDTLIWFGLMVGFAILTVVFWGSWWVLLPYLAYSVLYASTSDSRWHESSHGTAFKSDWMNNVLYEIASFMVFRQSTVWRYSHTRHHSDTLVRGRDPEISVPRPPDILGIILNFWGLKAMPSEMRKIWIHASGKIDKEVATYLPEYEHEKVILKARIYLAIYLVVILMSIFLATPLPIMFIGLPVIFGSWLMPVYGLTQHAGLSENVLDHRLNCRTVYMNRIHRFLYWNMNYHIEHHMFPLVPYHALPQLHALIKYDCPPAYNGIIETFKEIVPAVLKQVKDPSYFVERKLPQNAHVEEATTSMIVHRADADEAGWVEVCKERDMVLNEVVRVDCQDATFALYKLGGDQYYATEGICTHGNAHLADGLIVGNQIECAKHNGRFKIEDGSVQRPPVCLGLSTHEVKTRDGHVYLNLNTAHRYDKGDRIQCKVVRNNNVATFIKELVLEPVNGKGLSFTAGEYIQLEIPAYHIRFSEMHISEPYRSAWEQERVFENFASNHTKTRRNYSMANNPDQGNQLIFNVRIATPPSGKKVKAGVGSSFVFNLKQGDLVYVSGPFGDFHVKESEKEMVYIGGGAGMAPLRSHLSNLLETRRSKRKVSYWYGARSLQELYYDDYFKELESCHENFSFNVALSAPQDSDHWNSHTGFIHEVVEKNYLNKRTDLSELEFYLCGPPNMIKACLKMLENKGVSSDVISYDEF from the coding sequence ATGAATGATTCTTTTAAACAAATACGAGATTACTCCTTGCTTGGAGAAGAGTCTGGTTTGGCTGTTTCTAAAGGCTTGGCGGAGGCGGTTTGGTACACCACGCCAGTTCCACGAGAAAAAATGATCGAATTACTGCAAAGAAAAAATGGTCCCGCAATTCGGGATACTTTGATTTGGTTTGGACTAATGGTTGGTTTTGCCATTTTAACAGTTGTATTTTGGGGAAGTTGGTGGGTGCTATTGCCTTATCTGGCCTATAGTGTTTTGTACGCTTCTACTTCAGATTCTCGTTGGCACGAATCTAGTCATGGTACCGCTTTTAAGTCCGATTGGATGAACAATGTTTTATATGAGATTGCTTCGTTTATGGTCTTTCGTCAGTCTACGGTATGGCGTTACAGTCATACTAGGCATCATAGCGATACATTGGTTCGCGGCCGTGATCCGGAGATATCTGTTCCTCGTCCGCCTGACATACTTGGTATTATTCTTAATTTTTGGGGGTTAAAAGCGATGCCCAGTGAAATGCGCAAAATATGGATTCATGCAAGCGGTAAAATAGATAAGGAAGTAGCTACTTATTTGCCAGAATATGAACATGAAAAAGTAATTTTAAAGGCCCGTATTTATTTGGCTATTTATTTGGTTGTCATCTTGATGTCTATCTTTTTGGCTACCCCGTTACCTATTATGTTTATTGGTCTTCCTGTTATTTTTGGTTCCTGGCTGATGCCTGTTTATGGATTAACCCAACATGCCGGATTGTCAGAAAATGTTTTAGATCACCGGTTGAATTGTAGAACTGTTTATATGAACAGGATTCATCGTTTCTTATATTGGAATATGAATTATCACATCGAACATCATATGTTTCCTCTGGTTCCATATCATGCTTTACCGCAATTGCATGCGCTTATTAAATATGATTGTCCACCTGCTTATAATGGGATCATCGAAACCTTTAAGGAAATTGTTCCAGCAGTTCTTAAACAAGTGAAAGATCCGTCTTATTTTGTAGAGCGAAAACTTCCTCAAAATGCCCATGTAGAGGAAGCTACCACATCTATGATCGTTCATAGAGCAGATGCTGATGAGGCGGGTTGGGTAGAGGTGTGTAAAGAGCGAGATATGGTTCTTAATGAAGTTGTACGAGTGGACTGTCAGGACGCAACCTTTGCCTTATATAAATTGGGGGGTGATCAGTATTATGCCACCGAAGGTATCTGTACGCATGGAAACGCGCATTTAGCAGATGGATTGATTGTAGGGAATCAAATAGAATGCGCCAAGCATAATGGACGCTTTAAAATAGAAGATGGATCTGTTCAACGACCGCCTGTGTGTTTGGGCTTGTCAACCCATGAGGTAAAAACCAGGGATGGACATGTTTATTTAAATTTAAATACGGCCCATCGTTATGATAAGGGAGATCGTATTCAGTGTAAAGTGGTGCGCAATAATAATGTAGCTACTTTTATAAAGGAGTTGGTACTTGAGCCGGTAAATGGTAAGGGATTAAGTTTTACTGCCGGTGAATATATACAACTTGAAATTCCGGCTTATCATATTCGCTTTAGTGAAATGCATATCTCAGAGCCATATCGTTCTGCATGGGAACAGGAACGTGTCTTTGAAAATTTTGCATCCAATCATACCAAAACCCGTCGTAATTATTCTATGGCCAATAATCCCGACCAAGGAAATCAACTGATTTTTAATGTCAGGATTGCTACTCCACCTTCAGGAAAAAAGGTAAAGGCTGGTGTTGGTTCTTCTTTTGTGTTTAATTTGAAACAGGGTGATTTGGTGTATGTGAGCGGGCCATTCGGAGATTTTCATGTGAAAGAAAGCGAAAAAGAAATGGTTTATATCGGTGGAGGAGCTGGGATGGCTCCCTTGCGTTCTCATTTATCTAACTTATTGGAAACCAGACGTTCAAAAAGAAAGGTGAGCTATTGGTATGGAGCTCGTTCATTACAAGAGCTTTATTACGACGATTATTTTAAAGAATTGGAGAGCTGCCATGAAAACTTTTCCTTTAATGTTGCACTGTCAGCCCCCCAAGATTCTGATCATTGGAATTCGCATACAGGCTTTATTCATGAGGTAGTGGAAAAAAACTATTTGAATAAAAGAACAGATTTATCAGAATTAGAGTTTTACTTATGTGGTCCTCCGAACATGATTAAAGCTTGTTTAAAAATGCTTGAAAACAAAGGAGTGTCTTCTGATGTTATATCTTATGATGAATTTTAA
- a CDS encoding L-rhamnose mutarotase: MKRFGQIIKLKEEGIKKYIEYHANPWPLVNAKLKEAHIERYSIFRKDNILFAYFEYSGTNYQKDMELIAADPTTRKWWDIVKPLMEPIESRSEGEFWADMEEIFHLD; the protein is encoded by the coding sequence ATGAAACGTTTTGGACAAATAATCAAACTGAAAGAAGAAGGCATTAAAAAATATATCGAATACCATGCGAATCCCTGGCCCTTAGTCAACGCAAAATTAAAAGAGGCTCATATAGAACGGTATTCAATATTTAGGAAGGACAATATATTATTTGCCTATTTTGAATACTCCGGTACAAATTATCAAAAAGACATGGAGCTTATTGCTGCAGATCCCACAACACGCAAATGGTGGGATATTGTAAAACCGCTAATGGAGCCTATAGAAAGTAGATCCGAGGGAGAATTCTGGGCGGATATGGAAGAAATATTTCACTTGGATTAG
- a CDS encoding hybrid sensor histidine kinase/response regulator codes for MEADLKSNKIKILAVDDNPKNIQVIGNLLRDAGYSVGFAYNGKQALDILREIQGFDLVLLDINMPVMNGLDTCKAMRKDDMLKDIPVIFLTALNHTEDLVAGFNAGGQDYVSKPFNYEEVISRVKTHIELKRSKDQLKRVNQWLEAKVQERTLEVKQAHGKLKKAYLELEQLDQSKSEFLAIISHQINTPLNGILGFIDILKHEIEDAHLQEMFEHLELSANRLNSFSKVSLKITRLRTRKVPLDKSDVAISAILQSSKDALANLIQAKNITFCIESNTNVVKGDPELIEFCLESILDNAIRYSRNNDTVKIDITSDEEYTYIRVVDKGKGFNPQSFSNLFDLFVSDNKYAEENKGLDLALVKIIMDAHQGQVTASNNDTVGASLLLTFPNKL; via the coding sequence ATGGAGGCTGACTTGAAAAGTAATAAGATAAAAATATTGGCTGTTGATGATAATCCCAAGAATATACAAGTGATTGGAAATCTATTGCGCGATGCCGGATACTCTGTGGGATTTGCATATAATGGTAAGCAGGCATTGGATATTTTAAGAGAAATTCAGGGGTTCGACTTGGTGCTTCTGGATATTAATATGCCTGTGATGAATGGCCTGGATACTTGTAAGGCCATGCGCAAGGATGATATGTTGAAAGATATACCGGTTATATTTTTGACCGCATTGAATCATACGGAGGATTTGGTGGCTGGCTTTAATGCCGGAGGTCAGGATTATGTGAGTAAACCTTTTAATTATGAGGAGGTTATTTCGAGGGTGAAAACCCATATTGAACTAAAACGAAGCAAGGATCAGCTGAAAAGAGTGAATCAATGGTTGGAGGCTAAAGTACAGGAACGAACCTTAGAGGTAAAACAAGCCCATGGAAAATTGAAAAAAGCATATCTTGAGCTGGAGCAGCTTGATCAATCTAAATCGGAGTTTTTGGCCATTATCAGTCATCAGATTAACACTCCTTTAAATGGTATTCTCGGGTTTATAGATATATTGAAGCACGAAATAGAAGACGCTCATCTTCAAGAGATGTTTGAACATCTGGAACTTTCTGCTAACAGACTCAATAGTTTTTCAAAAGTGAGTCTGAAAATTACCCGGCTGCGAACCAGAAAAGTACCCTTGGATAAGAGTGATGTTGCCATAAGTGCTATATTACAATCAAGCAAAGATGCATTGGCAAATTTGATACAAGCCAAAAATATTACATTTTGTATTGAAAGTAATACGAATGTAGTCAAAGGAGATCCGGAATTAATTGAGTTTTGTCTGGAGAGTATCCTGGATAATGCCATTCGCTATTCTCGAAATAATGATACCGTAAAAATAGATATTACTAGTGATGAGGAATACACTTATATTCGCGTTGTAGATAAGGGAAAGGGTTTTAATCCGCAATCTTTCAGTAATTTATTTGATCTTTTTGTGTCAGATAATAAATATGCTGAAGAGAATAAAGGCCTGGACCTGGCTTTGGTAAAAATTATCATGGATGCACATCAAGGACAGGTTACTGCTTCCAATAATGATACAGTAGGTGCAAGTTTATTATTAACTTTTCCCAATAAGTTGTGA
- a CDS encoding sugar phosphate isomerase/epimerase family protein: MDIKYICAFWGSESLMPKMFINKVMSAGYDGVEMNVTPNPDFEKELKETLDNTGLIFIAQQWLPPKDESVEDYRERMLRRLRFLASLKPLFINTHTGKDFFSFKDNSSLIESCRQFTEETGIPLVHETHRGRFTHHAFGLLPYLEKYPDLQLNADFSHFCNVSESLLYDQEHVLEKIYPHCRYIHARVGFDQSAQVNYPFAPEWKTNLDRFVAWWQHIVNLARERGEEVFYVCPEFGPYPYMQRLPFTQKEVADQWDINCEMMAYLKNNLH; the protein is encoded by the coding sequence ATGGATATAAAATATATTTGTGCTTTTTGGGGAAGTGAGAGCTTGATGCCCAAGATGTTCATAAACAAAGTAATGTCTGCCGGATATGATGGTGTAGAAATGAATGTTACTCCTAACCCTGATTTTGAAAAGGAATTGAAGGAAACGCTGGATAATACAGGTCTTATTTTTATTGCGCAACAATGGTTACCACCGAAAGATGAAAGTGTGGAGGACTATCGTGAACGAATGTTGAGGCGCTTAAGATTCTTAGCTTCGTTAAAGCCTTTATTTATAAATACTCATACAGGCAAAGATTTTTTTTCGTTCAAAGATAATAGCAGTCTGATAGAAAGCTGTAGGCAGTTTACCGAAGAAACGGGGATACCGCTTGTGCACGAAACACATCGTGGCCGGTTTACACATCATGCATTTGGATTACTGCCCTATCTTGAAAAATATCCGGATCTACAATTGAATGCCGACTTTTCTCATTTTTGTAATGTTTCCGAAAGTTTATTGTATGATCAGGAGCATGTTTTGGAAAAGATATATCCGCATTGCAGGTATATTCACGCCCGGGTGGGATTTGACCAAAGTGCCCAGGTTAATTACCCTTTTGCTCCAGAGTGGAAAACAAACTTGGATCGTTTTGTGGCTTGGTGGCAGCATATTGTAAATTTGGCCAGAGAACGAGGAGAAGAGGTGTTTTATGTCTGCCCCGAGTTTGGGCCATATCCATATATGCAGCGACTTCCGTTTACACAAAAAGAAGTAGCCGATCAATGGGATATTAATTGTGAAATGATGGCATACTTAAAAAATAATTTACATTAA